The following is a genomic window from Nicotiana tabacum cultivar K326 chromosome 3, ASM71507v2, whole genome shotgun sequence.
CTATGGTTGAAAAATATTACTATAAATTTACATTTTGGCAACTCCTTTCATTTGTCAGAGTAGTCGCTCATAGGGACATATCTGCCTGAATAGAGGATAGACTAGGTGAAGAATCACAGTAAGGACAGGTTAAGGCAGGGCGTTTGGAGCTGGCGGCAGTTGTGTTTGCGCTTAAGTTATAGCGTTATTACTTGTATGGTGAACCATGTGCGGTTTTCACTGACCTAACAAGGAAAACACAGTGTCTGGAGTTTATGTTTCAGTTTTTCACAAAGGACTCTACTTGTGATGAAGAGGTGATCAGGCCTGAGATGAGTCCAACAATAAGGGCACTGTTGTAAGTGGTCGTTTCACTTTGGGAAATGTTGTTCCGAAAGTCCATATATGTATCACTAAGGGATGGTCCCCCAACAAGAGCTCCCACTGCAACATTTGGATTAGGTTCTCTTGTATGAAGCCATTTGAAGCCATCACTGCAATTAGAATTATCATCTACTGGAATTGAAGCACCCCTGTGGTGAACTTGCTGAGGATATCTACTTCCATAACCAACAAGGTAGCTAATTTCCATTCGATTGTTTCCCAATATATAATCCAACTGGAAACAAAATAAAGACATAGATGTTTAATGTACGTGACATATAATGCATCTGAAACAATGACATGTTCAACTGGCCGTGCCATTTTATATCACGAAAATTGAACCTTGAAATACGCAAATACATGCCTGTGAAACTGCAAAGTTGCGCAATTCTGTTGGTTCATAGAGCTCCCCACTGCAATATAAATTTGATGTTTGGGAGCAAAGCATATAATCACTGTAAACAACTGCCAAAAATGAAGAGGCCACAGAATACTGCAATGGATTCCACTGGTTAACCCATACTAGGCCATCTGCAACAAAATTACAGTTTTATTATACCTACCTTTCTTTCTGAAAGGAAAAAGATCATAATGATACAATGACTTGTTGACAGGATCATAATACCTGCTGTTCTTTGGGAGGTTGCCGTTGGGGATTCAGGTAAAAGTCCACACAAAAAGGTTTCAGCAGTTTGTCTGTACAACTGGAGTGAAAGACTTTCCTCTGTTGAAATATCTTCCTTTGACCCAAAGAAATTGACCCTTGATAGTAGGACCTGAATCAAAGGTCAAAAATCTGCATAGCTGTTAGCTGGAGTGTTCTTTCTTCTCAAGATTAAAAAAACAAGCCATTAGTCATTTCTTGTTTATGAACATTATTTATGAGAATAATGGCACATGCTTCACCAAATTACGGGCCTTAACTTATTTTAGCAAAGCTAAGGATGCAGTGCAGAACAGAAGCAAGATTTAGTGTTCTTCATAGTGTTTCCAAATTCCAAGTATAGTTTTTCCAGTTTCATGCTAATGATGCAAACAGATTTCAAACAGATACTATCAGTTCTAATATTCTGGAGTACATGTAACTTCATGGTAATGTATGAGTACAATACCTGAACTCCAGCCAACTTATTTTCCCAAGAAAACCAAGATGGATTTCCCCAATTAGCAAACGCGTTGCCATTTGTAGTTACATATCTAAGGTAAGATTTCTCTTCAGTCGCATGATAAAGCCAGGCAGCTGCCCACAAGAGTTCATCCCCAAATCCAGTAGAATTATAAAATTCTTGCACTCCAGGTATACTGATACTGTACAAACCTCTATAAGTAACAGCAAACTTGAATAACTGTTGGGCATGCTTAAGCAGAGTCTCTGAGTAGGCAGAGTCAATTGACGCGAATACCAAAGATGCAGCTGCCATTGCTGCTGCAGTTTCAGCTGCAACATCTGTCCCTGGATATGTCGCATTCACGTGTGTGAGAGGCCTTTTCCGTGTCATAACCTCAGGTCTTTCCCAGCAAGTGTGATCCAGCTTTGGGTCACCCAC
Proteins encoded in this region:
- the LOC107775257 gene encoding endoglucanase 2-like, yielding MEKESPKDKRWFWRGLVLFSFVAFVLAAVLFSFRKYFHRSDSSNADTNQVVNKYANALSIAMRFFDVQKSGKLVNNKIAWRGDSAMGDGSEANLDLTKGMFDAGDHVKFGFPMAFTATVLSWSILEYGNNMKLVNELENAHESLKWITDFLINAHPSDNVLYIQVGDPKLDHTCWERPEVMTRKRPLTHVNATYPGTDVAAETAAAMAAASLVFASIDSAYSETLLKHAQQLFKFAVTYRGLYSISIPGVQEFYNSTGFGDELLWAAAWLYHATEEKSYLRYVTTNGNAFANWGNPSWFSWENKLAGVQVLLSRVNFFGSKEDISTEESLSLQLYRQTAETFLCGLLPESPTATSQRTADGLVWVNQWNPLQYSVASSFLAVVYSDYMLCSQTSNLYCSGELYEPTELRNFAVSQLDYILGNNRMEISYLVGYGSRYPQQVHHRGASIPVDDNSNCSDGFKWLHTREPNPNVAVGALVGGPSLSDTYMDFRNNISQSETTTYNSALIVGLISGLITSSSQVESFVKN